One window of Leopardus geoffroyi isolate Oge1 chromosome B3, O.geoffroyi_Oge1_pat1.0, whole genome shotgun sequence genomic DNA carries:
- the BCL2A1 gene encoding bcl-2-related protein A1, giving the protein MADGEFGYVLALARDYTKHVLQGPQLRSHPSRVSQVLQDVAFSVQGEVEKKLKPCLDNLHVVSVDTARTIFHQVMEKEFEDGIINWGRIVTIFAFEGILIKKLLQERIVPDADAFKVSYFVAEFITKHTGEWIRQNGGWENGFVRKFEPKSGWLTFLEVTGKMCKVLSLLKNYY; this is encoded by the exons ATGGCTGACGGCGAGTTTGGGTACGTTCTCGCGCTGGCCCGGGACTATACGAAGCACGTTCTGCAGGGGCCCCAGCTCAGGTCCCACCCGAGCAGAGTATCCCAAGTGCTACAAGACGTGGCCTTCTCGGTCCagggggaggtggagaagaagTTGAAGCCGTGCCTGGACAACTTGCACGTAGTGTCGGTAGACACGGCCAGGACGATATTCCACCAAGTGATGGAAAAGGAATTTGAAGACGGCATCATTAACTGGGGCAGGATTGTGACTATATTTGCGTTTGAGGGCATCCTCATCAAGAAGCTTCTCCAGGAGCGGATCGTCCCAGACGCGGATGCGTTTAAGGTGTCCTACTTTGTTGCCGAGTTCATCACGAAACACACGGGAGAATGGATCCGGCAAAACGGAGGCTGG GAAAACGGCTTTGTAAGGAAGTTCGAACCCAAGTCTGGCTGGCTGACCTTTCTGGAAGTTACAGGAAAGATGTGTAAGGTGTTGTCTCTCCTGAAGAACTACTACTGA